In Sulfuricurvum sp., the sequence TGCCGGAGCATACCCGCATCCGCTGAATAACACAACCCACGCCAAAAATATCACTAAACGCATCACACTACCCTTTTATAACCAGATTCACCAGTTTACCCGGAATGACAATCGATTTCACGATCTCTTTCCCATCAATCCATTTTTCAACGGCACCCTTGGCAATCTCGATAATCGCTTCTTGGCTCTCGTTTACTCCAACCTCGATTGTAGCACGATTTTTACCGTTGATAGAGACACCCAGGCTCAATGCTTCGACTTCGAAAACCTCTTCGCGCACGGTTTGGATACCGAAATTCTTTCCGTTAAACAGATTAGTCGAGAGTTCCCAGCAGATATGAGGGACGATCGGTTCCATAATCGAAGTGAGTATCCAATACCCTTCCGTCCACACATCACGGTTGCTCTGCTCATTCAGCGCGTTCATCGCTTCCATCACACCGGCAATCATCGTGTTAAACGTATGACGTTCACCGTAGACCTCTTGAGCCCGTTTCAGTGCTTCGTACACTTTTTTGCGTGCGGCTTTTTCCTCTTTGGAGAGAGAACTATGATCGATCTTCGGTAAAGAATCGGTAACATTGACGTATTGACTGCGATCGGCGAATCGTTTAAGGAAACGGAAAGATCCCTCAACCGCGCTGTCGTTCCACTCCAACTCTTGGGTCGGAGGGGCGGCAAACAGAATAAATAGCCGCGCCGTATCGGCACCATATTTCGCTACCAGCTCTCCCGGATCGACGGTGTTGCCTTTGGATTTGGACATCTTAGCCCCGTCTTTAAGCACCATCCCCTGAGTGAGCAAATGTTCAAACGGCTCATCTGAGTTGACGTATCCCAAATCACGGAGCATTTTGGTAAAGAAACGGGCATACAACAGATGTAAAATCGCATGCTCAATCCCGCCGATGTAGTGGTCAACGTTCATCCAATAATCAAGCGCTTCTTTGTCAAACGCCTCTTTGAAATCGTTTTTGACGGTATAGCGTAAAAAATACCATGACGACTGGATAAACGTATCCATCGTATCGGTCTCACGAATAGCCGGTTTGCCGCATTTCGGACACGTGCAATGTTTCCACGACGGGTGGTGTTCCAGCGGATTTCCCTCTCCGTTTATGACAACGTCTTCAGGCAATGCAACCGGAAGTTTGGCTTTATCCTCAGGGACGATGCCGCAAGAGTCACAATGAATCAACGGAATCGGGGCACCCCAATAGCGCTGACGGCTGATTCCCCAGTCTTTGAGACGGAAATTAATCACTTTTTTACCGAGCTTATTCGCTTCAAAATAGTCCATAATCGAAGCTTTGGCGGTAACATTGTCTAATCCGCTAAACTCTGCACTCTCATGTAAAACACCTGTTTCGGTATACGCACACCCCTGCGGCAACTCGCCCTCGGATGGGAAAATAACCGCTTTGATCGGAAGATCGTATTTGGTCGCGAACTCATAATCGCGATCATCGTGCGCAGGAACCGCCATAACCGCACCCGAGCCGTAATCGGTAAGGACGAAGTTCGCCACCCACACCGGAACTTTTTCCCCGGTTAACGGATGGAGTACATTGATACCGAGCGATACCCCCTCTTTCGGGCTTGTCGCACGGTCACGTGCACTTACACGCTGCATCGCTTTGATGGCATCCGCAGTCGCATCATCAAGCAGACCGAATGAGAGCATATGGCGGACAATCTCGTGTTCCGGAGCCAATGCCGCATAACTCACACCGTAAATCGTGTCAGGCCGTGTGGTAAAGACATCAAAGCTTTGATACACAGCACCGAGTTTCGACTCACTCTCATCATCGAGTTTAAATGCAAATTCCAAACCGTACGATTTGCCGATCCAGTTCTCCTGCATCGTCAAAACCTGTTTCGGCCATTTCCCTTCAAGGGTCTTGAGCGATTCGAGAAGTTCTTCGGAGTAATCGCTGATTTTGAGATAGTACTGATACATCTCTTTTTGGACGATCGGGGTGCCGCATCTCCAACATCCGCCGTCAACAACCTGCTCGTTCGCTAAAACGGTCAAGTCATGCGGACACCAGTTTAGGAACCCCTGTTTGCGGTACAAAAGCCCACGGTTAAACATATCGATGATAAAACCCTGCTCGAACGCCGTATATTCCGGATTCGACGTTGCAAATTCCCGCTCTTCGGAGAAAGAAAGTCCAAGTCCCGCAAGCTCTCCTCGCATCGTAGCGATGTTCTCGTACGTCCATTTTTTAGGGTGAACACCGTGTTTGATCGCCGCATTCTCTGCAGGCATACCGAAGCTGTCCCAGCCGATCGGGTGAAGGACATTAAAACCTTGCTGACGATAATATCGGGCGAAAGTGTCACCGATGGTGTAGTTACGGACGTGACCCATGTGGATACGCCCTGATGGGTAAGGAAACATACTGAGGACGTATTTTTTAGGTTTGCTAAAATCATCCGAAGGCTCATACGCCTTCGTAGCACTCCACGTTTTTTGCCATTTGGCCTCAATCGATGCTGGGGTGTAATTCAAAAAAAACTCCTAAATCTATCTAGAACGCCAAAAGGGATAAAATTCCTTTGGACTACGCTAGCCGCTATGGCACTTAAGCTAGCCTCTTTGAGGCAGATTTCATCCAAGGCTTACACGATACCTTGTTCGAACTGCGCTCTTAAACGCTCTTTTTCAGCACGGTTGCGTGCTTTTTCGGCATACCCCGCTTTGGCTTTTGCAACATCATACCCAAGCCAAATCAAGAATGGAGAGGCTACGAAAATAGAGCTGTACGCTCCGAAGATAACTCCGATCAACATCGCAAAGCTGAATCCGTGGATAATCTCTCCGCCGAATAAAAAGAGGGTCAAGATAACGAAAAAGACGGTTGCAACGGTCAAAATAGTTCGTGAAAGGGTATTGGTAACACTCTCATTGATAATATCGGCCATACTGTAACGTGCCGCATCTTTCGATTCGCGAATCGTTTCACGGATACGGTCAAAAATTACGATCGTATCGTTGATCGAGAATCCTAATATCGTCAGCAATGCCGCCAATACCGTCAAATCAAACTCAACATTGAACAAACTGACCATACCCGCTGTAATCACAACATCATGCACCAAAGCAATGATCGCCGCAATCCCGTAACGCCACTCAAATCGAAATGCAACATAAATCAAAATTCCTAACACAGAAAGTGAAAGAGCAAGAATCCCTTGGGTTTGGAGTTCTTTCCCGACTTTCGGTCCAACCATGTCGACCCGTCGAATCTCAAAATTCCCCGTCCCTTGAAGAGCGGCTGTAACTTGCTGAGCCGTATCTTTGGTGACATCTGCCGTCGTATTTTGAAGGCGTAAGATAATCTCCTCCGGTGAACCGAACTCTTGGATTCCGGCTGAAGCGAACTGCGTATTTTTCAATTTTTCGCGTAGAACATCGATTTGTACCGGTTTGTCGTATTTTACCTGTACAACCGTCCCTCCTGCAAAGTCGATTCCGTAAATAAACCCTTTATTAAAAATGAGGTAAAACGAAATAATCGTTACAAGGAGTGAAAAAGTGAAGATGGGTTTGACCCATCCCATCAGATTGAATGCTTTTTTAGCTCTAAAAAATTCCATACCTACTCCTTGCGCTCAAGACGGATACCGAACCATCGGTTCATCTTTCCGCTTTTTTCGATGTGTTCTATGAGCGCACTGAAAATTCCGTGTGTCCCTAAAATAGCCGTAAACATCGATACCAAAATACCGACGGCCAACGTTACCGCAAACCCTTTGATCGGACCGGTTCCGTACATATACAATGCTACGGCCGCAATCAAAGTCGTCAAGTTGGCATCGACGAGGGTACTGAACGCATTGTCATATCCCCCCTCAATCGCTTTGCGCACTTTGGCCCCTTCACGAAGAAGCTCACGTATCCGTTCATTGATAATGACGTTACCGTCCACTGCCATACCGACGGTGAGAACGATCCCCGCCATCCCCGGCAATGTCAAGGTCGCTCCGAACATCGCCATAACAGCAATGATCAAAACAATGTTGATAATCATCGCGGTCGTTGCTATAACACCGGCATACCCGTAATAGGCAACCATAAACAAGACGACCAATGCCGCACCTGTAGCGAATGCAATAAGGCTGGCTTTAATGCTGTCCGCTCCAAGGCTTGGACCAACCGAGCGTTTTTCCATCATATAGATAGGAGCCAACAATGCCCCTGAACGCAATGCGATCGCAAGGTCATTCGCTTCGGCAACCGTATAATTACCGCTGATTTGTCCGCTTCCGCCGCCGATACGTTCATTAATCACCGGAGCTGAGTAAACTTTGCCGTCCAAAACAATCGCGAGACGCTTGCCGACACTTTTACCGGTAAAGTCACCGAAAATCTGCGCTCCGGCAGAGTTGAGTGAAAAATTGATCACAGGGCGGTTGTTTTGATCGTATCCGACATGCGCATCGGTCAACATCGTTCCATCCAAGATAGGGATTTCATTGACCAAATGTTTAAGCTGCGGCTGAAGCGCATCATCGAGAATTTTATCCCCGTAACTTGCCGCTTCGGCTTCATCCATTTCATTTACCCGCATCGAACGGTCTTCATCAACCGCCATCAATTCAAGCTTCGCGGCACGGGAAATCAATTCGCGCGCACGTTGTTCTTCTTGTGGTGTCTTAATCCCCGGAAGCTCTACAAGGATTTTATCGATCCCTTGTCGTGCAACCGTCGGTTCTGCAAGCCCGAACTGATCCAGACGGTTACGAATCGTTTCGATTGCCTGATCGACCGCACGGACTTTAAGTTTTTCGATTGCTTCAGGGGTCATACTGATCGTATATTTCCCTGCACTCGCATGGACAACCGTTCCTTCAATTGTTTTAAGGTAGGTATCGATCGCTGTCGCATCATCCGCATCTATCAGATCGAATGTTACTTTATTCTCTTGCGCGCTAATGGCATCGAGTAGAATATCATTATGTTCGCCGTAATGTTTAAGCGCCGACGCAATCGATTTCATCTGCGAATTTACCGCTTCATCGGTTTTGACACCCAACAGCATGTGGAGTCCGCCTTGAAGGTCAAGCCCCAATGTGATTTTTTTTCCTTCACTGCTTTGCGTGAACGAAGGAATCGAGAAAACGAGCCCGATAACCGTAGCGATGATCAGTAAAACGACGCGATAATTAAGCTTCATCCTCGTACTTTCGCGCCACTGCGTCTTTTACAAGACGCGCTTCAGTGTCATTGTTGAATTTCACAGCAAAAAATTGCTCTTCGACTTTTTTGATCTCGACGATTAAGCCGCCGCTTGTAACGACTTTATCCCCTTTGGTGAGTGCTTCCACCATTTCTTTGTGTTTTTTAGCCTGTTGGTTTTGGGGACGAATGATCACGAAGTACATAATAGCGATCAAAAAGACGAAAGGGAGTATTTGAGTGAGAATTTCCATAGATATCCTTAACATGAAGAAAATTGTCGCATTATACTCAAAAGACATTAACATCGGTATAATTGCGCCATGAAAATCAGTTCTATCCATCTCCCGACCTATGTTTATCTCCCCCTCCTGATCGCCGTCGGATTCTCCGCTTTTATCTATTGGGAGTATTTCGGGCTCACATCACCGCTGATTAATACCCTTTTCGGTTTGGGTGCTTTGTACGGGATGCTTCATGCCCCTAAAAGAGTCCTTCCCATCGCCGGTTTTTGGATCGGGCTGTTCTGGTGCTACTGGATCGGCTTTAGTTTTGAATTTTACAATCTCAGCTGGGCGATAGGGCTTGTTTCTCTCGGATTCGGTTTTGTCTACGCCCTCTATTACGGAGTGATGGGGTTAACCTCGAATCCCCTGATCCGAGCCGCAATCCTTTTCGGCCTTACCTATGTCTGGCCGATGGACTTTAACTGGATGCAGCCGGAACTCATCTTCGTCAACAGCTATCTCGGATTTTCCAAATGGCAATTTGCCCTGATCCTTTTTGCACTTGCTTCGACTGCATGGTTCAGCACATTTAAAAAACTTTTTCCGCTGCTGCTGATCTTGTTTGCGGTCCAAACCCATTATCCTAAACCGCCGATCCCTCAGCTAAAAATCAAACTCGTCTCAACCGATATTCCGCAGGACATCAAGTGGGAAGAATCTCAGCAATACCGATTGAATACGGACAATCTCTACGCCATCCAAGATGCCATCCGAGAAAAATACGATTTGATCGTCCTCCCCGAAGCGTCGTTCGCCCTGTTTATGAATCATCATCCGCATTTAACGGCCTACCTGCAAAAACTCTCCTATCAGATTCCTATCGTGACCGGAGCGCTGTATGAAGAGAACGGCTTAAATTACAACGTATCCTATCTGTTCCAAAACGGTCACATCACCGTTGCCAAAAAAACGATTCTCGTCCCGTTCGGCGAATACATCCCGCTTCCCGCATTTATCAAAGAGTGGGTAGATCGGGTGATTTTCGGAGGGGCTTCCGATTTTGTCACCGCCGACAAACCGACCGACTTCATCATCCACGGCGTCAAATTCCGCAACGCCATCTGTTATGAAGCGACGAGAAAAGAGCTCTATACCCCCGATGTACGGTATATGATCGCCATGAGCAACAACGGCTGGTTTACCCCTTCGATCGAACCGACATTGCAAAAACTATTGATTCAGTTCTATGCACGACAAAACAATACCGTTGTCTTTCATTCGGCGAACAGCGGTGGTACGGGAATTGTGTATTAAAAGATAAAAAGTGAAGCAATAAAAGCCGTAAAGGCTTTTATCGTTTAGTGGCGGACGTTGAGGTTGTTTTTGTTGATTGCTTCGATCACTGCTGTGATGTGTTTCATTTTAGCCTCTTCGTCATCCATGTTGTGGATCGCATCGAGGTTAAAGTGCTGCAATTTGCTATCAAGATAACCGGTGTCAAGTTCACCTTTGATGAAGTGTTCATCACGAACGATTTGACGGTGAAGCGGGATATTGGTCGGAATACCCTCGATCAAAAACTCATCCAATGCACGACGTGCTTTACGAACCGCATCTTCCCATGTCAAAGCGGTAACGATCAATTTACCGATCATTGAATCGTAGTTTGAAGGGATTTGGTAGTTGGTATACGCCATAGAGTCCAAACGTACTCCCGGACCACCCGGTGCAAGATAGTTGGTGATAAGACCCGGTGATGGGACGAATCCGAGTTTCGGATTTTCTGCATTGATACGGAACTCGATCGCATATCCGCGGAATTTGATCTCTTCTTGCAAGAAAATAAGCTGATCGCCTTCAGCAATCGCAATCATACGTTGGATCAAATCGATTCCTGAGATCGCTTCCGTAACCGGATGTTCTACCTGTACGCGGGTATTCATTTCGATGAAATAGATGTTATCGTCTTGGTCGACCAGATATTCGATGGTTCCGACACTCTCGTATCCGAGTTTGAACATCGCTTTGGTAGAGATGCGGTAAAGCTCACGGCGTGTCGCTTCGTTCAAAAGCGGAGACGGAGCGATTTCGATCACTTTTTGGTGACGGCGTTGGATAGAACAGTCACGGTCACCGAGGTGAACGACGTTACCGTATTTGTCTGCTACGATTTGGATCTCGATGTGGCGAGGGTTTTTGAGGTATTTTTCGATGAATACTTCACCGCGGTTAAAGAAACGCAACGCTTCTTTGGTCGCTGACTCGTACATCTCTTTGAAGTCTTCCGCTTTTTCAACGATACGCATACCGCGTCCGCCTCCGCCGAATGCTGCTTTGATGATGATCGGGAATCCGATATCGCTTGCGATTTTTTCCGCATCGTTGATGTTATCGATCGGTTCATCCGTACCCGGAAGCATTGGAACACCGACGGCGCGCATCGCTACTTTAGATGCCATTTTGTCACCGAACAGGGCGATGTGCTCCGGTTTCGGTCCGATAAAGATAATATTGTTATCAACACATGCTTGAGCAAATTCGGCACTCTCGGACAAAAATCCGTATCCCGGATGGATTGCATCACAATCCGCTTTTTTAGCCAAAGAGATAATACGTTCATAGTCAAGATATGCGGCAATCGGATCGCCCATAATCGGGTAACACTCATCAGCTTTACGAACCCAGACGCCGTTAACGTCTACTTCTGAAAATACAACGACACTTTTAATTCCCAACTCTTTACAAGCGCGAATAATACGAAGTGCGATTTCACCACGGTTCGCTATCAATACTTTACTGATCTTTTTTGTTTTCACGGTTCCCTCATTTGAACACCTTTGAGGCATTTGGCTAGGCCAAACTCTCCAAAGACACCCGGTCTCTTGATTTAAAAATGAAATTATAGGATAAAACTGCTGTTAATGCAAAACTTTTCCCCTGCTATTTTTATTCTTTATCTCTTTATCAATTAAAGGGATATATCTCACTATCCATACTGATTTACTAATGATTATTGGATTTTTGAAATTTTGCTATTATAATGTCTAAAAAAACAGGGATTTAACATGAAGATAGCAGCCAATATCACTGAACTCATCGGAAATACCCCCCTAGTTCAGCTTAACGCCCTCTCCCAAGAAACCGGAGCTACAATTTTAGGAAAATGCGAATTTATGAATCCTACCAGCTC encodes:
- the leuS gene encoding leucine--tRNA ligase — protein: MNYTPASIEAKWQKTWSATKAYEPSDDFSKPKKYVLSMFPYPSGRIHMGHVRNYTIGDTFARYYRQQGFNVLHPIGWDSFGMPAENAAIKHGVHPKKWTYENIATMRGELAGLGLSFSEEREFATSNPEYTAFEQGFIIDMFNRGLLYRKQGFLNWCPHDLTVLANEQVVDGGCWRCGTPIVQKEMYQYYLKISDYSEELLESLKTLEGKWPKQVLTMQENWIGKSYGLEFAFKLDDESESKLGAVYQSFDVFTTRPDTIYGVSYAALAPEHEIVRHMLSFGLLDDATADAIKAMQRVSARDRATSPKEGVSLGINVLHPLTGEKVPVWVANFVLTDYGSGAVMAVPAHDDRDYEFATKYDLPIKAVIFPSEGELPQGCAYTETGVLHESAEFSGLDNVTAKASIMDYFEANKLGKKVINFRLKDWGISRQRYWGAPIPLIHCDSCGIVPEDKAKLPVALPEDVVINGEGNPLEHHPSWKHCTCPKCGKPAIRETDTMDTFIQSSWYFLRYTVKNDFKEAFDKEALDYWMNVDHYIGGIEHAILHLLYARFFTKMLRDLGYVNSDEPFEHLLTQGMVLKDGAKMSKSKGNTVDPGELVAKYGADTARLFILFAAPPTQELEWNDSAVEGSFRFLKRFADRSQYVNVTDSLPKIDHSSLSKEEKAARKKVYEALKRAQEVYGERHTFNTMIAGVMEAMNALNEQSNRDVWTEGYWILTSIMEPIVPHICWELSTNLFNGKNFGIQTVREEVFEVEALSLGVSINGKNRATIEVGVNESQEAIIEIAKGAVEKWIDGKEIVKSIVIPGKLVNLVIKG
- the secF gene encoding protein translocase subunit SecF, whose amino-acid sequence is MEFFRAKKAFNLMGWVKPIFTFSLLVTIISFYLIFNKGFIYGIDFAGGTVVQVKYDKPVQIDVLREKLKNTQFASAGIQEFGSPEEIILRLQNTTADVTKDTAQQVTAALQGTGNFEIRRVDMVGPKVGKELQTQGILALSLSVLGILIYVAFRFEWRYGIAAIIALVHDVVITAGMVSLFNVEFDLTVLAALLTILGFSINDTIVIFDRIRETIRESKDAARYSMADIINESVTNTLSRTILTVATVFFVILTLFLFGGEIIHGFSFAMLIGVIFGAYSSIFVASPFLIWLGYDVAKAKAGYAEKARNRAEKERLRAQFEQGIV
- the secD gene encoding protein translocase subunit SecD, translating into MKLNYRVVLLIIATVIGLVFSIPSFTQSSEGKKITLGLDLQGGLHMLLGVKTDEAVNSQMKSIASALKHYGEHNDILLDAISAQENKVTFDLIDADDATAIDTYLKTIEGTVVHASAGKYTISMTPEAIEKLKVRAVDQAIETIRNRLDQFGLAEPTVARQGIDKILVELPGIKTPQEEQRARELISRAAKLELMAVDEDRSMRVNEMDEAEAASYGDKILDDALQPQLKHLVNEIPILDGTMLTDAHVGYDQNNRPVINFSLNSAGAQIFGDFTGKSVGKRLAIVLDGKVYSAPVINERIGGGSGQISGNYTVAEANDLAIALRSGALLAPIYMMEKRSVGPSLGADSIKASLIAFATGAALVVLFMVAYYGYAGVIATTAMIINIVLIIAVMAMFGATLTLPGMAGIVLTVGMAVDGNVIINERIRELLREGAKVRKAIEGGYDNAFSTLVDANLTTLIAAVALYMYGTGPIKGFAVTLAVGILVSMFTAILGTHGIFSALIEHIEKSGKMNRWFGIRLERKE
- the yajC gene encoding preprotein translocase subunit YajC, whose product is MEILTQILPFVFLIAIMYFVIIRPQNQQAKKHKEMVEALTKGDKVVTSGGLIVEIKKVEEQFFAVKFNNDTEARLVKDAVARKYEDEA
- a CDS encoding apolipoprotein N-acyltransferase, translated to MKISSIHLPTYVYLPLLIAVGFSAFIYWEYFGLTSPLINTLFGLGALYGMLHAPKRVLPIAGFWIGLFWCYWIGFSFEFYNLSWAIGLVSLGFGFVYALYYGVMGLTSNPLIRAAILFGLTYVWPMDFNWMQPELIFVNSYLGFSKWQFALILFALASTAWFSTFKKLFPLLLILFAVQTHYPKPPIPQLKIKLVSTDIPQDIKWEESQQYRLNTDNLYAIQDAIREKYDLIVLPEASFALFMNHHPHLTAYLQKLSYQIPIVTGALYEENGLNYNVSYLFQNGHITVAKKTILVPFGEYIPLPAFIKEWVDRVIFGGASDFVTADKPTDFIIHGVKFRNAICYEATRKELYTPDVRYMIAMSNNGWFTPSIEPTLQKLLIQFYARQNNTVVFHSANSGGTGIVY
- a CDS encoding acetyl-CoA carboxylase biotin carboxylase subunit produces the protein MKTKKISKVLIANRGEIALRIIRACKELGIKSVVVFSEVDVNGVWVRKADECYPIMGDPIAAYLDYERIISLAKKADCDAIHPGYGFLSESAEFAQACVDNNIIFIGPKPEHIALFGDKMASKVAMRAVGVPMLPGTDEPIDNINDAEKIASDIGFPIIIKAAFGGGGRGMRIVEKAEDFKEMYESATKEALRFFNRGEVFIEKYLKNPRHIEIQIVADKYGNVVHLGDRDCSIQRRHQKVIEIAPSPLLNEATRRELYRISTKAMFKLGYESVGTIEYLVDQDDNIYFIEMNTRVQVEHPVTEAISGIDLIQRMIAIAEGDQLIFLQEEIKFRGYAIEFRINAENPKLGFVPSPGLITNYLAPGGPGVRLDSMAYTNYQIPSNYDSMIGKLIVTALTWEDAVRKARRALDEFLIEGIPTNIPLHRQIVRDEHFIKGELDTGYLDSKLQHFNLDAIHNMDDEEAKMKHITAVIEAINKNNLNVRH